One genomic region from Streptomyces sp. NBC_00457 encodes:
- a CDS encoding creatininase family protein has product MSVSGSRSAAHGLLPADTTEDVRTRGAGVSRQVAVLPVGSFEQHGPFLPLATDTLVACAVAREIAAAHPVHLLPPVTISCSHEHAAWPGTVSISSVTLHAVVRDIAASLRRSGVDALVLVNGHGGNYVLGNVVQESSAQGESMALFPAAEDWETARERAGVRTSLLTDMHAGEIETSILLHAHPELVRSGYETADFVADDRRHLLTRGMSAYTDSGVIGRPSLGSEEKGKALLESLADSFGACLSLFTDDAGDARG; this is encoded by the coding sequence ATGAGTGTTTCGGGATCGCGTTCGGCGGCACACGGGCTGTTGCCGGCGGACACCACGGAAGATGTACGCACGCGAGGGGCAGGCGTCTCACGGCAGGTCGCCGTCCTTCCCGTCGGAAGCTTCGAGCAGCACGGCCCCTTCCTTCCGCTGGCCACCGACACGCTCGTCGCCTGTGCCGTCGCGCGGGAGATAGCCGCCGCGCACCCGGTGCACCTCCTTCCTCCGGTGACGATCTCCTGTTCGCACGAGCACGCGGCCTGGCCGGGGACCGTCAGCATCTCCTCCGTCACCCTTCATGCGGTGGTACGGGACATCGCGGCTTCGCTCCGCCGCTCGGGCGTCGACGCCCTGGTTCTGGTCAACGGGCACGGCGGAAACTATGTACTGGGAAACGTCGTTCAGGAATCCTCCGCGCAAGGAGAGTCGATGGCGCTGTTCCCGGCCGCGGAGGACTGGGAGACGGCGCGGGAGCGGGCGGGGGTGCGGACCTCGCTGCTCACCGACATGCACGCGGGGGAAATTGAGACCTCCATCCTTCTGCACGCTCATCCCGAATTGGTCAGGTCCGGTTATGAGACCGCTGATTTCGTCGCGGACGACCGGCGCCATCTGCTGACCCGCGGAATGTCCGCCTATACCGATTCGGGTGTCATCGGGCGTCCTTCGCTGGGTTCGGAGGAAAAAGGGAAGGCGCTGCTTGAGAGCCTCGCGGATTCCTTCGGCGCGTGTTTGTCGCTGTTCACGGATGACGCGGGTGACGCACGGGGGTAG
- a CDS encoding serine hydrolase domain-containing protein has product MALLRQEVEPDEVGLDPKALDRLDQYFAHYVDEGRLPGFLAAVTRGGRVAHLTTHGRRDVAAGLPVEADTLWRIYSMTKPVTAVAVLLLMEEGKLSLDDPVAAHLPVFADVQVYDSGSGADVKTRAPAGPMLIRHLLTHTSGLTFAFYHSHPVDALYREANLESSVPPGANLAETIDVYASLPLQFEPGTQWNYSVASNVLGRVIEVVSGQSLDEFYRERIFGPLGMPDAGFQVPAEKADRLSELYGETEGGGIEPIPGLPLHGRPRFLSGSGGMVAGAYDMHRFMELLRRRGELDGVRLLAPETVDLMTSNHLPGGADLHSFGAPPHKEPGNEGVGFGFNVSVVIDPARTQAPSGLGTYGWSGVATTTFWVDPSRDLTVQFMTQVRPRTSHTMFPDLKRLVHEAVTD; this is encoded by the coding sequence ATGGCACTGCTGCGACAAGAGGTCGAACCCGACGAGGTGGGGCTGGACCCGAAGGCGCTGGACCGCCTCGACCAGTATTTCGCCCACTACGTCGACGAGGGACGACTGCCCGGGTTCCTCGCGGCTGTCACGCGCGGCGGACGCGTCGCCCATCTGACCACGCACGGCCGGCGTGACGTCGCGGCCGGGCTGCCCGTCGAGGCGGACACCCTGTGGCGGATCTACTCCATGACCAAGCCGGTCACCGCGGTCGCCGTACTGCTGCTGATGGAGGAGGGCAAGCTGTCGCTCGACGACCCGGTCGCCGCGCACCTGCCGGTCTTCGCCGACGTCCAGGTGTACGACAGTGGCTCCGGGGCGGACGTCAAGACCCGTGCGCCCGCCGGGCCGATGCTGATCCGGCATCTGCTCACCCACACCTCGGGCCTGACCTTCGCCTTCTACCACTCCCACCCCGTCGACGCCCTCTACCGCGAGGCCAACCTGGAGTCGTCGGTGCCGCCCGGTGCGAACCTGGCCGAGACGATCGACGTGTACGCGAGCCTGCCGCTCCAGTTCGAGCCGGGCACGCAGTGGAACTACTCGGTGGCGTCGAACGTCCTGGGCCGGGTCATCGAGGTCGTGTCCGGGCAGTCGCTCGACGAGTTCTACCGGGAACGGATCTTCGGCCCGCTCGGGATGCCGGATGCCGGGTTCCAGGTCCCCGCCGAGAAGGCGGACAGGCTGTCCGAGCTGTACGGGGAGACCGAGGGCGGCGGTATCGAGCCGATCCCCGGGCTGCCGCTGCACGGCCGGCCCCGGTTCCTGTCCGGCAGCGGCGGCATGGTGGCCGGCGCGTACGACATGCATCGCTTCATGGAGCTGCTGCGGCGCCGCGGCGAACTCGACGGCGTCCGTCTGCTCGCCCCGGAGACCGTGGACCTGATGACCTCCAACCACCTTCCCGGCGGCGCCGACCTGCACTCCTTCGGCGCTCCCCCGCACAAGGAGCCGGGCAACGAGGGCGTCGGCTTCGGCTTCAACGTCTCCGTGGTGATCGACCCGGCCCGCACGCAGGCACCCTCGGGGCTGGGCACGTACGGCTGGAGCGGCGTCGCGACGACCACGTTCTGGGTCGACCCGAGCCGCGATCTGACCGTGCAGTTCATGACCCAGGTGCGGCCCCGGACCTCGCACACGATGTTCCCCGACCTCAAGAGGCTCGTGCACGAGGCCGTCACAGACTAG
- a CDS encoding saccharopine dehydrogenase, with translation MTELHLWLRHEVRSTERRTPIVPSDARRLIDGGAVLTVEESPQRIFPIEEYEAVGCRVAAPGSWVSAPKDAVVLGLKELPDGPGTLIHRHIFFGHAYKRQPGAAELLRRFAAGGGRLLDLEYLVDDDGRRLAAFGFWAGYLGAALAVLHHRGSLRAPLRPTSKEELDEALQAPGEAFTALVIGALGRSGRGARVALHVAGLDPTAWDLAETRDLDRRALLDHDVMVNAVLATTPIPPFLRDEDLDDPARRLRTLCDVTCDVGSPLNVLPVYDRVTDWTDPVRRLRKEPPLDLIAIDNLPSLLPRESSTDFSASLVLQLLEFETGGPWGRCLDRFHQACRELGIAEGEFHDA, from the coding sequence ATGACCGAGCTCCACCTGTGGCTGCGCCACGAGGTCCGCTCCACCGAACGCCGCACCCCGATCGTGCCGTCCGACGCACGTCGGCTCATCGACGGCGGAGCGGTGCTGACCGTCGAGGAGTCACCGCAGCGGATCTTCCCGATCGAGGAGTACGAAGCGGTCGGCTGCCGGGTCGCGGCGCCGGGCTCGTGGGTGTCGGCGCCCAAGGACGCCGTCGTCCTCGGACTGAAGGAACTCCCGGACGGTCCGGGCACGTTGATCCACCGGCACATCTTCTTCGGGCACGCCTACAAGCGGCAGCCCGGTGCGGCGGAACTGCTGCGCCGGTTCGCCGCCGGGGGAGGCAGGCTCCTCGACCTCGAATATCTGGTGGACGACGACGGCCGCCGCCTCGCCGCCTTCGGCTTCTGGGCGGGCTACCTGGGCGCGGCCCTGGCGGTGCTCCATCACCGGGGCAGCCTTCGGGCACCCCTGCGCCCCACGTCCAAGGAGGAACTGGACGAGGCACTCCAGGCTCCCGGCGAGGCGTTCACCGCGCTGGTGATCGGCGCCCTCGGCCGCAGCGGGCGCGGCGCCCGCGTCGCCCTCCATGTCGCCGGGCTCGACCCGACCGCCTGGGACCTCGCCGAGACCCGCGACCTGGACCGCCGGGCCCTCCTCGACCACGACGTGATGGTCAACGCGGTCCTCGCCACCACCCCCATCCCGCCCTTCCTCAGGGACGAGGACCTCGACGACCCCGCCCGCCGTCTGCGCACCCTCTGCGACGTCACCTGCGACGTCGGCTCGCCCCTGAACGTGCTGCCGGTCTACGACCGCGTCACCGACTGGACGGACCCGGTCCGCCGCCTGCGCAAGGAACCCCCGCTGGACCTCATCGCCATCGACAACCTGCCGTCCCTGCTGCCGCGGGAGTCCAGCACCGACTTCTCGGCGTCCCTGGTGCTCCAGCTGCTGGAGTTCGAGACCGGCGGGCCGTGGGGGCGCTGTCTGGACCGGTTCCACCAGGCCTGCCGTGAACTCGGCATCGCGGAAGGGGAGTTCCATGATGCGTGA
- the ribA gene encoding GTP cyclohydrolase II has protein sequence MTENIGVLGTKSPQRTGVERVVNAPLPTVYGEFRAVGYLDHDRGDEQVALVHGDIGTDDVLTRLHSECLTGDAFGSQHCECGDQLASALRAVAAEGRGVVVYLRGHEGRGIGLLGKLRAMALQAEGLDTVEANLALGLPVDARDYGVAARILDDLGVRSVRLMSNNPRKREALLEHGIKVAEQVPLLIPPCESNITYLRTKRERLDHHLPHLDAVAHWS, from the coding sequence ATGACAGAAAACATTGGCGTACTCGGCACGAAGTCTCCACAGCGGACGGGAGTGGAGCGCGTCGTGAATGCGCCGTTGCCCACGGTGTACGGGGAATTCCGCGCGGTCGGCTATCTCGACCACGATCGCGGTGACGAGCAAGTGGCCCTGGTCCACGGTGACATCGGCACGGACGACGTCCTCACCCGGCTGCATTCCGAATGCCTGACCGGCGACGCCTTCGGCTCCCAGCACTGCGAGTGCGGTGATCAACTCGCCTCCGCGCTGCGCGCCGTCGCCGCCGAAGGGCGCGGCGTTGTCGTCTACCTGCGCGGCCACGAGGGCCGCGGCATAGGCCTGCTCGGCAAGCTGCGCGCGATGGCGCTGCAGGCGGAGGGCCTGGACACCGTCGAGGCGAACCTCGCGCTGGGCCTGCCCGTGGACGCCCGGGACTACGGCGTCGCCGCGCGCATCCTCGACGACCTGGGCGTGCGCTCCGTACGCCTGATGTCGAACAACCCGCGCAAGCGCGAGGCGTTGCTGGAGCACGGCATCAAAGTCGCCGAGCAGGTCCCGCTGCTCATCCCGCCGTGTGAGAGCAACATCACCTATTTGCGGACGAAGCGGGAGCGCCTCGACCATCACCTGCCTCATCTGGACGCCGTGGCGCACTGGTCCTGA
- a CDS encoding zinc-dependent alcohol dehydrogenase, whose product MNRTARAFWLNSPGLGEIREVDLPECGADEVLVRTLFSGVSRGTETLVFRGGVPESQYAAMRAPFQEGEFPGPVKYGYLNVGVVEEGPTALVGRTVFCLYPHQTRYVVPAAAVTVVPESLPASRAVLAGTVETAVNALWDAAPLVGDRIAVVGGGMVGCSVAALLARFPGVRVQLVDADPARAKVAEALGVGFAAPADALGDCDLVVHASATEQGLTRSLELLTDEGTVLELSWYGDRQVSLPLGEAFHSRRLVIRSSQVGTVSPARRSSRTYADRLALALDLLADPALDALVTGESAFEELPDVLPRLASGEIPALCHRVRYGDPT is encoded by the coding sequence ATGAACCGCACCGCACGCGCGTTCTGGCTCAACTCGCCTGGGCTCGGTGAGATACGCGAGGTGGACCTGCCGGAATGCGGCGCGGACGAAGTACTGGTACGCACGCTCTTCTCCGGCGTGAGCCGTGGCACGGAGACACTCGTGTTCCGCGGCGGTGTGCCCGAGAGCCAGTACGCGGCCATGCGGGCGCCGTTCCAGGAGGGCGAGTTCCCCGGCCCGGTGAAGTACGGCTACCTCAACGTCGGCGTAGTGGAGGAGGGGCCGACGGCACTGGTCGGTCGTACGGTCTTCTGCCTCTACCCGCATCAGACGCGGTACGTCGTCCCGGCCGCCGCCGTCACCGTGGTGCCGGAGTCGTTGCCCGCCTCGCGTGCCGTACTCGCCGGCACGGTGGAGACCGCCGTCAACGCGCTGTGGGACGCGGCGCCCCTGGTCGGTGACCGGATCGCCGTGGTCGGCGGCGGCATGGTCGGCTGCTCGGTGGCCGCACTGCTGGCGCGCTTCCCCGGCGTACGCGTCCAACTGGTCGACGCCGACCCGGCGCGGGCCAAGGTGGCAGAAGCACTCGGCGTCGGCTTCGCCGCCCCCGCGGACGCCCTCGGCGACTGCGACCTGGTCGTCCACGCCAGCGCCACGGAACAGGGCCTCACCCGCTCCCTGGAACTCCTCACCGACGAGGGCACGGTCCTCGAACTGAGCTGGTACGGCGACCGGCAGGTCAGCCTCCCGCTCGGCGAGGCCTTCCACTCCCGGCGCCTGGTCATCCGCAGCAGCCAGGTAGGCACCGTCTCCCCGGCCCGCCGCTCCAGCCGCACCTACGCCGACCGGCTCGCCCTCGCCCTGGACCTGCTCGCCGACCCGGCACTCGACGCCCTCGTCACCGGGGAGAGCGCTTTCGAGGAACTCCCGGATGTGCTGCCACGGCTGGCCTCGGGCGAGATCCCGGCCCTGTGCCACCGGGTCCGATACGGCGACCCGACCTGA
- a CDS encoding NAD(P)/FAD-dependent oxidoreductase, giving the protein MKLQAGVVVIGGGVMGTSIAYHLARAGVRDVVLVERDELGAGSTSKAAGGVRAQFSDELNIQLGARSLEAFGRFREEIGPDIGLHRVGYLFLLSTPEQVAGFEAGVRLQNSLGVASRMITPAEAHRLSPLISTDGLLAAAFSPDDGHCTPESVVHGYATAAREFGARILRHTDVTGIERDGDTITAVRTTLGSITTDTVICAAGAWSKAVGAMAGVDLPVEPLRRQIAVTEPVQGLPPDLPMTIDFSTSLYFHTEGPGLLLGMSDPDERPGFATDAHDRWIPRLAEAMRRRAPALLDLRRTGGWAGLYENTPDHNALIGEATSPSRFLYATGFSGHGFLQGPAVGEVVRDLYLGRVPFVDVSPLSAGRFAADAPRPEANLV; this is encoded by the coding sequence GTGAAGCTGCAGGCCGGGGTCGTCGTCATCGGCGGCGGAGTCATGGGCACGAGCATCGCCTACCACCTCGCCCGCGCCGGCGTACGGGACGTGGTCCTGGTCGAACGGGACGAACTCGGGGCCGGATCCACCTCCAAGGCGGCGGGCGGTGTCCGGGCGCAGTTCTCCGACGAGCTCAACATCCAGCTCGGCGCCCGCAGCCTGGAGGCCTTCGGCCGCTTCCGGGAAGAGATCGGCCCCGACATCGGACTGCACCGCGTCGGCTATCTGTTCCTGCTGTCGACGCCCGAGCAGGTCGCCGGATTCGAGGCGGGCGTCCGGCTGCAGAACTCCCTCGGCGTGGCCAGCCGCATGATCACTCCCGCCGAGGCACACAGGCTCTCCCCGCTGATCAGCACCGACGGACTGCTGGCGGCCGCGTTCTCACCGGACGACGGCCACTGCACGCCGGAGTCCGTCGTCCACGGCTACGCGACCGCGGCCCGCGAGTTCGGCGCCCGGATCCTGCGCCACACCGATGTCACCGGCATCGAACGGGACGGCGACACCATCACCGCCGTACGCACGACCCTGGGCAGCATCACCACCGACACCGTGATCTGCGCGGCCGGCGCCTGGTCGAAGGCCGTCGGCGCCATGGCCGGCGTGGACCTGCCGGTCGAGCCGTTACGCCGCCAGATCGCCGTCACCGAGCCGGTCCAGGGACTCCCGCCCGACCTGCCCATGACCATCGACTTCAGCACCAGCCTCTACTTCCACACCGAGGGCCCCGGCCTCCTCCTCGGCATGTCCGACCCCGACGAGCGGCCCGGCTTCGCCACCGACGCCCACGACCGCTGGATCCCCCGCCTCGCCGAGGCCATGCGACGCCGCGCCCCGGCCCTCCTCGACCTGCGCCGCACCGGCGGCTGGGCGGGCCTGTACGAGAACACCCCCGACCACAACGCGCTGATCGGCGAGGCCACTTCACCCTCCCGCTTCCTCTACGCGACCGGCTTCTCCGGCCACGGCTTTCTGCAGGGACCCGCCGTCGGCGAGGTCGTCCGCGACCTGTACCTGGGCCGCGTACCCTTCGTGGACGTCAGCCCGCTCAGCGCCGGCCGGTTCGCGGCCGACGCCCCGCGTCCGGAGGCCAATCTCGTATGA
- a CDS encoding MFS transporter, translated as MNRRLTLAASVSGAVIVALDGTVLTVAQPTLQRDLGASFAEVQWTGTGYLIAVASLLVFAGRLGDRYGHHRLFALGMLLRRAGARRTTVAAMVVLALGILILSRASGTLALCTGFALLGAGFGTVMVAATHVVVRRAAVASAGVAGGLQQTAMNVGPTVGVAVVTPLMGLGDAFALVVLVGVALVGALAGLALPVLSATSGTDRAHPSDRIRVPTRP; from the coding sequence GTGAACCGCCGGCTCACCCTCGCCGCGAGTGTGTCAGGGGCGGTGATCGTCGCCCTGGACGGCACCGTGCTGACGGTCGCCCAGCCGACCCTGCAGCGGGATCTGGGCGCCTCCTTCGCGGAGGTCCAGTGGACCGGCACCGGGTATCTCATCGCCGTCGCCTCCCTGCTGGTGTTCGCGGGACGCCTCGGCGACCGGTACGGGCACCATCGGCTGTTCGCCCTCGGCATGCTGCTGCGCCGGGCCGGAGCGCGGCGTACGACGGTGGCGGCCATGGTCGTGCTCGCCCTCGGGATCCTGATCCTTTCCCGGGCGTCGGGCACCCTCGCCCTCTGCACCGGCTTCGCTCTGCTGGGGGCCGGGTTCGGCACCGTGATGGTGGCGGCCACGCATGTCGTCGTGCGGCGGGCCGCGGTCGCGTCGGCCGGGGTGGCGGGCGGGTTGCAGCAGACCGCGATGAATGTGGGGCCGACGGTGGGGGTGGCTGTCGTGACGCCGCTGATGGGGCTCGGAGACGCGTTTGCGCTGGTCGTGCTCGTGGGGGTGGCCTTGGTCGGGGCGCTGGCGGGGCTCGCGTTGCCTGTGCTTTCCGCCACGTCGGGCACAGATCGTGCCCATCCGAGCGACCGTATACGCGTTCCTACGCGACCATGA
- a CDS encoding saccharopine dehydrogenase family protein, producing the protein MRERVPASGTVHWIGAGLSTGSGLAALCDTAERVRLWHRTEQRAAEALDERGLTGRAEPRTYTLESLTAELAPGDVVVSMLPAPEHAGILAACVQGRAHFACSSYVSEAVLEQVPAATEAGLVVLTEAGLDPGIDHLFAHSLVARAREAIGDDTAASYRLTSYCGGVPAVPNDFRYRFSWAPAGVLNALRSPARYIEDGAETVAERPWEATREHVVDGETFEVYPNRDSLPFVEQYGVPPAWKAQTFVRGTLRLEGWLRAWDAVFEELKAGDDARIAALAQELAAQYPTTEADRDRVVLAVSLEVNQWSGRYLLDLTGDAEESAMARCVSRTLALGVRHILDGSLPPGLNRAAETAARSQEWLSELVREGVEFTLS; encoded by the coding sequence ATGCGTGAACGGGTTCCGGCGAGCGGTACCGTGCACTGGATCGGTGCCGGACTGTCCACGGGCAGCGGACTGGCGGCGCTGTGCGACACCGCCGAGCGGGTACGGCTGTGGCACCGCACCGAGCAGCGCGCCGCCGAGGCCCTCGACGAGCGGGGCCTCACCGGTCGCGCCGAGCCTCGGACGTACACGCTGGAGTCGCTCACTGCCGAACTGGCGCCCGGCGACGTCGTCGTATCGATGCTGCCCGCGCCCGAGCATGCCGGGATTCTGGCGGCCTGCGTGCAGGGGAGGGCGCATTTCGCCTGCTCCAGCTATGTGTCTGAGGCGGTGCTCGAGCAGGTGCCCGCGGCGACGGAGGCCGGGCTCGTCGTGCTCACCGAGGCCGGTCTCGACCCCGGCATCGACCATCTCTTCGCGCACAGCCTCGTCGCCCGCGCCCGGGAGGCGATCGGCGACGACACGGCGGCCTCGTACCGCCTCACCTCGTACTGCGGCGGCGTCCCCGCAGTGCCGAACGACTTCAGGTACCGCTTCAGCTGGGCGCCCGCGGGAGTGCTGAATGCCCTGCGCTCGCCCGCGCGTTACATCGAGGACGGCGCGGAGACCGTCGCCGAGCGGCCCTGGGAGGCGACCCGGGAGCACGTCGTGGACGGCGAGACCTTCGAGGTCTACCCCAACCGGGACAGCCTGCCCTTCGTGGAGCAGTACGGAGTGCCGCCCGCGTGGAAGGCGCAGACCTTCGTCCGCGGCACGCTGCGTCTGGAGGGCTGGCTGCGGGCGTGGGACGCCGTGTTCGAGGAGCTGAAGGCGGGTGACGACGCCCGGATCGCGGCTCTGGCACAGGAGTTGGCGGCCCAGTACCCGACCACGGAGGCCGACCGGGACCGGGTGGTGCTGGCGGTGTCGCTGGAGGTGAACCAGTGGTCGGGCCGCTACCTCCTGGACCTGACCGGTGACGCGGAGGAGAGCGCGATGGCCCGCTGTGTCTCCCGCACCCTCGCGCTCGGCGTCCGGCACATCCTGGACGGCTCGCTGCCGCCCGGCCTGAACCGCGCCGCCGAGACCGCGGCGCGCTCGCAGGAATGGCTCAGCGAACTCGTCCGGGAAGGCGTCGAGTTCACGTTGAGCTGA
- a CDS encoding glycosyltransferase family 4 protein, producing the protein MEPSTDRALEPRRLEYVPVQHSALKNAEIIPMSLRSVHFVMPGGVDDPAQPSGGNAYDRRLCLDLPGFGWQVEKHTVDGGWPRPGVAAREELARTLRQLPDGTVVLLDGLVACGVPEIILPEAERLSLAVLVHLPLGDERGLTPDVAAELDARERTVLRAVPAVIATSDWAVRRLVSHHGLAPERVHVAAPGADIAPLASGTDGVSRLLCVAAVTPRKGQHRLVEALAAVADLPWSCVCVGGLSHDPEYVDGLRSLIARYGLEDRLVLAGPQAGAELDASYASADLMVLTSYAETYGMAVTEALARGIPVLATDVGGLPEAVGRAPDGGVPGILVPPEDPLALAAELRGWFGEADVRRRLKAAARGRRAALDGWATTARSLAAVLGRLPNEPRRAA; encoded by the coding sequence ATGGAGCCCTCGACCGACAGGGCTCTGGAGCCCAGGCGGCTCGAATACGTTCCCGTGCAGCACTCCGCCCTGAAGAACGCGGAGATCATCCCCATGTCCCTGCGTTCCGTGCACTTCGTCATGCCGGGCGGCGTCGACGACCCGGCCCAGCCGAGCGGCGGCAACGCCTATGACCGGCGGCTGTGTCTGGACCTGCCGGGCTTCGGCTGGCAGGTCGAGAAGCACACCGTGGACGGCGGCTGGCCCCGGCCCGGGGTGGCGGCGCGTGAAGAACTCGCCCGCACGCTGCGGCAGTTGCCCGACGGCACGGTCGTCCTCCTGGACGGTCTGGTCGCCTGCGGCGTCCCCGAGATCATCCTTCCGGAGGCCGAACGCCTGAGCCTCGCCGTCCTCGTCCACCTGCCGCTCGGCGACGAGCGGGGTCTGACGCCCGACGTGGCCGCGGAGCTGGACGCCAGGGAACGTACGGTGCTGCGGGCGGTCCCGGCGGTGATCGCCACGTCCGACTGGGCGGTCCGCCGTCTCGTCTCCCACCACGGGCTCGCCCCCGAGCGGGTCCATGTCGCCGCCCCCGGCGCCGACATCGCCCCTCTCGCGTCCGGCACGGACGGCGTCTCCCGGCTGCTGTGCGTCGCCGCGGTGACGCCGCGCAAGGGGCAGCACCGGCTGGTGGAGGCGCTGGCCGCGGTGGCCGACCTGCCGTGGAGCTGCGTCTGCGTGGGCGGGCTCAGCCACGACCCGGAGTACGTGGACGGACTGCGGTCCCTGATCGCCCGGTACGGCCTGGAGGACCGGCTCGTGCTGGCGGGGCCGCAGGCCGGCGCCGAACTCGACGCGAGCTACGCGTCCGCCGACCTGATGGTCCTCACCTCCTACGCCGAGACGTACGGCATGGCGGTGACGGAGGCGCTGGCGCGCGGTATCCCGGTGCTGGCGACGGACGTCGGCGGCCTGCCGGAGGCCGTCGGCCGCGCACCCGACGGCGGCGTGCCCGGCATCCTCGTCCCACCGGAAGACCCTCTGGCTCTCGCCGCCGAACTGCGCGGCTGGTTCGGCGAGGCCGATGTACGACGCCGCCTCAAGGCGGCCGCCCGAGGGCGACGCGCCGCCCTCGACGGCTGGGCCACCACGGCCCGCAGCCTGGCCGCGGTACTGGGCCGACTGCCGAACGAACCCAGGAGGGCGGCATGA
- a CDS encoding class I SAM-dependent methyltransferase encodes MRKTATTQRGGGIPAQPGPRDASATTEPGVRHMARSAEAGARQGAHVAEVGASSAVRSAEAASAAAVVQAPDQVIPGAGPAPRTAAGAASRPGERPTVRLREDGPEEPEPPRYAPEWLQLREGADALARAGELLDPLRIRLANLPGRAGGLVVHDLGCGTGSMGRWLAPRLDGPQHWILHDRDPYLLHFAAVGSPRSAADGSRVTVESRRGDVARLTPDALAGASLVTASALLDVLTREEIDTLAAACAGAGCPALLTLSVAGRVELTPSHPLDTEIAEAFNAHQRRAGLLGPDAVTAACEAFSERGATVHLHPSPWRLGPDEADLTAQWLRGWVGAAVEERPDLRERADAYLRDRLEACAAGELNVIVHHTDLLALSRPMGGSA; translated from the coding sequence ATGAGGAAGACAGCGACGACCCAGCGCGGCGGAGGGATTCCGGCCCAGCCGGGCCCGCGGGATGCCTCGGCCACGACGGAACCCGGGGTGAGGCACATGGCACGATCGGCGGAGGCCGGGGCGAGGCAGGGTGCCCACGTGGCGGAGGTCGGGGCGAGTAGTGCCGTCCGGTCCGCGGAAGCGGCGTCGGCGGCTGCCGTCGTCCAGGCGCCGGACCAGGTGATCCCCGGTGCCGGTCCCGCACCCCGCACCGCCGCCGGTGCGGCCTCCCGGCCCGGCGAGCGGCCCACCGTGCGGTTGCGGGAGGACGGGCCCGAGGAGCCGGAGCCGCCGCGGTATGCGCCCGAGTGGCTTCAGCTGCGGGAAGGGGCGGACGCGCTGGCGCGGGCGGGGGAGTTGCTCGATCCGCTGCGGATCCGGCTGGCGAATCTGCCGGGTCGCGCCGGTGGGCTGGTCGTGCACGACCTGGGCTGCGGCACCGGCTCAATGGGGCGCTGGCTGGCCCCCCGGCTGGACGGCCCCCAGCACTGGATCCTGCACGACCGCGACCCCTACCTCCTGCACTTCGCCGCCGTGGGCTCCCCGCGCTCCGCCGCCGACGGCAGCCGCGTCACCGTCGAGTCGCGCCGCGGCGACGTCGCCCGGCTCACCCCGGACGCCCTGGCCGGCGCCTCACTGGTCACCGCGTCCGCACTGCTCGACGTCCTCACCCGCGAGGAGATCGACACCCTCGCCGCCGCCTGCGCCGGCGCGGGCTGCCCGGCCCTGCTCACGCTCTCCGTCGCCGGACGCGTCGAACTGACCCCGTCCCACCCGCTGGACACGGAGATCGCGGAGGCGTTCAACGCCCACCAGCGACGTGCCGGTCTGCTTGGACCGGACGCGGTCACCGCCGCCTGCGAGGCGTTCTCCGAACGCGGCGCGACGGTCCATCTGCACCCCAGCCCCTGGCGTCTCGGCCCCGACGAGGCCGACCTCACCGCCCAGTGGCTGCGCGGCTGGGTCGGCGCGGCGGTCGAGGAACGCCCCGACCTGCGGGAACGCGCCGACGCGTACCTGCGCGACCGCCTGGAGGCCTGCGCCGCGGGCGAGTTGAACGTGATCGTCCACCACACCGACCTGCTGGCGCTGTCGCGGCCGATGGGCGGCTCGGCATGA
- a CDS encoding 6-pyruvoyl trahydropterin synthase family protein, with amino-acid sequence MFSITVRDHIMIAHSFRGEVFGPAQRLHGATFLVDATFRREQLDDDNIVVDIGLATQELGAVVSELNYRNLDNEPDFAGVNTSTEFLAKVIADRLAERIEKGALGEGARGLAGLTVTLHESHVAWASYERAL; translated from the coding sequence TTGTTCAGCATCACCGTCCGCGATCACATCATGATCGCCCACAGCTTTCGCGGCGAAGTCTTCGGACCCGCGCAGCGCCTGCACGGAGCGACGTTCCTCGTGGACGCCACCTTCCGGCGCGAGCAGCTGGACGACGACAACATCGTCGTCGACATCGGACTGGCGACCCAGGAGCTCGGTGCCGTAGTCAGCGAGCTGAACTACCGGAACCTCGACAACGAGCCGGACTTCGCGGGGGTCAACACCTCCACGGAGTTCCTGGCCAAGGTCATCGCCGACCGGCTCGCCGAGCGGATCGAGAAGGGCGCGCTCGGCGAGGGCGCCCGGGGTCTCGCGGGTCTCACTGTCACGCTGCACGAGTCGCATGTCGCCTGGGCGAGTTACGAGCGTGCCCTGTGA